In Agelaius phoeniceus isolate bAgePho1 chromosome 14, bAgePho1.hap1, whole genome shotgun sequence, a single genomic region encodes these proteins:
- the LOC143695197 gene encoding uncharacterized protein LOC143695197, which yields MDSLTEQRLTSPNLPAPHLEHYSVLHCTMTLDVQTVVVFAVIVVLLLVNVILMFFLGTR from the coding sequence ATGGACAGTCTTACAGAGCAGAGGTTGACTTCTCCAAATCTGCCAGCCCCACACCTCGAACACTACAGTGTTCTGCATTGCACCATGACCTTGGATGTTCAAACGGTGGTCGTTTTTGCAGTGATTGTGGTGCTATTGCTTGTGAATGTCATACTCATGTTCTTCCTGGGCACTCGTTAA